CTTTTTCAAGTCCAAGACCATCTGTGTAAGGTTTTCTTCCTACAGAAACCAAACAGTAATCTCCTTCTACTACTACTTCTTCTCCTTTTTTATCTTTAGCAGTGATCTTTACAGTATCTCCGTTTCTTTCAACCGCAGAAACCGCAGTAGAAAGCATAAACTTCATTCCTTGTTTTTTAAGAACTTTAGTCAATTCTTTGCTTAAAGCTCCATCCATTCCTGGGATGATTTTATCCATAAATTCGACAACAGTTACCTGAGCTCCTAATCTTAGGTATACAGAACCTAATTCAAGACCGATAACACCTCCTCCGATTACTACTAAATGTTTAGGAATTTCTTTAAGGTTTAAAGCTTCTGTAGAAGTAATCACTCTTTCTTTATCTAAAGAGATGAAAGGCAATGCAGATGGTTTAGATCCCGTTGCAATGATTGTATATTTAGATTCGATAGTTTCAGTAGAACCGTCGTTTTTTGTAACTTTAATCTGAGTAGCAGATTCAAAGCTTCCCACGCCTTCAAAAACGGTAATCTTGTTTTTGTTCATCAGGTAGCTGATTCCATCTGTATTCTGCTTGATCACTTCGTTTTTACGTTCGATCATTCTTGCGATATCTGCTTGCGGCTCATTGATGATGATTCCGTGACCTGCAAAATTGTGTTTTGCATTTTCGAAATGCTCAGAGCTGTCAAGAAGCGCTTTTGACGGAATACATCCAACGTTAAGACAAGTTCCGCCTAAAGTTGAATATTTTTCAATAATTGCTGTTTTGAAACCTAATTGTGCTGCACGGATAGCAGCAACATAACCACCGGGACCAGAACCTATTACGGTAACATCGAATTGACTCATGTTATTCTATGAATTTGTTTATTATTATCTATCTTAATTCTCACAAATTTACATATAAATTACCAAGCACCAAAGTGAGTTTTATCAATTTTAAAAATGATAATTATATGCTTTAGTTTTATGAAAAATGTTATTTTATGAATTTTATATTTTCCTCACTTCCCTCCTTCAAATAAATTGCAGTAAAGATGAGTGGCTTTTCTGCTGAGGCATTATCAAAATGAAGAATATTAGTATTTTTAGGTTCATAGAAAGCATCTCCCTGATGAAGGATAACACTTTCCTGTCCTTCTATCTGAAAGACAGCCTCTCCTGAATTAATGATTCCTAAAACGGGACAGGGGTGCAGATGTTTGGGAGCTCCTTGTCCTGCAGCCATTGTTATTTCCTGAATCTCGGTGGATTTTACTTTCTGATCAAGAGCAGTTTTTAATAACTCTTTTCTGGAAATTGTCTTATGCTGAGCTATCATTACAACAGAATTCAGCATCAAAATAACGATTATAAATGGCTTCATAAATTTGATATTTAATTGTGCTACTTATTCTTAAATCAACATAAAATACTACAAACTCACATTTAATTTTCCTTGTCCGAATTCACCTGTACTTTCAAAAAAAGAACCACCATATACATACCAGTCAAGGCTTTCCAGATACTCTACTGCATTTTCCGGGGTTATTTGAGGACGGTCTTTTTTAGAAATAATTCCTTTGTACCATCTTCCTGATTTGGAAAAACTTTCATATTCTACAAAATAATGTATCCATATTCTCTGGCACAACTTGCACTGTTGAATTGTTACTTCTCCATATCTCCCGTTTGTATGATCAATTCCTAATGCTGAACTTCTATATTCTGTATAATTTGAAGTAGGCTTCTCACAGGCACATCCTAATTTTTGGATTTTATTCATGAATGAAAATTGGTTTTCGGATAAAATTTATAGCTCCAAAAGTAAGAAATTAACCAATCATAAAGCAAATAAGGATCACTAAGGTTTTATTAAATCCAACAATACCTTTTCATATTTATCCAGAATAATATTCTTTGAAAACCTTGATTTAATAGAGTTTTTTATAGCGTCTCTATTATAATTGTTCTGCAATACCTTTACAATCTGTTGGGCAAAACCATCATAGTTTTCAATATCGGCGACTTCACCATTTACATTATGCTGGATGATTTCATTAATTCCTCCGGGGCAGTTATTAGCCAGAGAATAGGTACCGCAGGCTCCCGCTTCCAGAAGTACATTCGGGAATCCTTCGTATCTTGAAGAAAGTACAAATAGATCCGCATATTTCAGATATTGGTAGGGATTATCCTGTCTGCCATGGAAAATCACTTTTTTTAATCCTAAGAGTTCTTTGGTCTGATGTAAGATATCCTTATCTTTTCCATCGCCCAGAATATGAAGCATAATGTTTTCATTCTTCAGTCTGGAAAAAACCTTCAACAGGTTATCAAACCCTTTTCTGGATGATAAGTTACCAATGGCTACTACATTTTTATAATTGTATTTGAAACATTCGGGTTTTAAAGACAATGCCATTTTATCTTCAATAAAATCAAAGTCTACAGGATTATTGATCTTGACAATTTTTTTCTTTTTAATATTAAAATTATCAACAAGGTCCTTCATCATATCATCACTCTGCGCAATGATTCTCTGATAGTTGTTGTAAAAATTATAGAAAAATTTAATCTCTTTACGGGTTACATGCTGGGTCACAACATTGGTTTCCCGGGCAATAAATTTTGTTCTTGGAAAAAGCTTTATGAATAATGATAAATAGGCATTTACCTCACCAAAACCAGAGAATACAATATCAGGTTTTCTTCTGTAGATTTCCCCTAAAATAGGCTTTAAGGAGTGTCTTATTCTTTCAGTATTGATATCAATAATTTCAACATCTTTTTTCAGAAAATTCAGATATCCGCCTTGTTTACGTAACAGCAAAATCTTGGGTTCAAACCGATCTCTGGAAAGATGGTTCGCTATAGTAGTAACAATCCTTTCTGCTCCCCCGGTTTCTAAGTCCGGCAGAATAAATATGACAGATATCTTTTTCATCAATGTAAAGTTAGTAAAAAGTTTTATTAACCTTCAATCCCAACTCATTAAATACAGGAATAATTTCGTGAATATTTCCAACACTTAAAAAAGCATATTTGTCTTCAGCAAAATTGACTCCTCTTCTTCTAAAAAAAGAAAAATTCTCATCATCTTTACCAAACATATTTTCAGGTTCACCAAAAATGATATTGCCAAAATGTTTCGAATTCATTTCAGCGTTCACCTGATCTATTTCATTCAGTTCTTTAAATTTTAAAATTTTCCCACTTCCCTTTTCAACGATAGCTATTCTTTGGTTTGTAATTACGTAATAGTTATTTTTCAGTTTCCAATACTTTACAATCCATCTGAAAAAAGAAATGTATAAAGCATTACAAAAAATTACAACTGCCATTATCGAGAAAAGCCAAAAACTGGAGTTTAAGCTACTCATAATAAAAAATACACCAATTGCAAGGTAAAATATAGAAAAAGCTGTTCTCAACTTTTCTGTCATATTAAAAAAGAAACTCTTCTCAGGAAGAATTTCTTTTAAAATTATTTCGTTATTGTTTAAAATCATTTTAATTTGCTACGTCACTGATGAATTTAATTCTCAACATTCTCACTTCTTCATCAGACAGTTCATCTCCGAATTCATCCAGCAACACCTTCATGCTGTCACTTTCAGATTCGTTCATGAACTCCATGAATCCGTCTACGATGTCTTCATCAAAATTATCTTCAATATAATAATCGATATTCAGCTTTGTTCCCTGATATACAATCCTTTCCATTTCTTTCAGAAGTTCATCCATAGAAAGGTTTTTAGCTCTTGCAATATCTTCAAGGTCAATCTTTTTATCAGTACTCTGGATAATGAAAACTTTATGGCTTGACTTGTTGGCCACCTGCTTCAGTACCATATCCTGAGTACGTTCGATATTATTATCTTCTACATATGTTTTGATGTAGTCTGCGAATTCTTTACCGTACTTTTTAGCTTTTCCTTCACCTACTCCATAGATTTTGTTAATTTCATCTACTGTGATCGGATACTGAACGGTCATATCTTCCAAACTCGGATCCATAAACACGGTATACGGTGGAATTCCATGTTTTTTGGCTACTTTTTTCCTCAGTTCTTTCAGCAGGTTAAAAAGGTTCTGATCCATACCTCCGCCAGCCTGCTGCTGTACCTGATCACTTTCAGCTTTTGCCTGGGTAAGGTCAAATTCTCTGTCTTCAGCAATTAAAAATACGTCTTTAGAGGTACCATTCAGGACCGTTTTTCCTTTTTCTGTAATCTTTAAGACACCATATGTTTCAATATCTTTTTGTAAAAAGTTCTGAACGGTTGCCTGTCTCAGGATTGTTTTCCAGTAATTATCTTTTTCATCTTTTCCAAAGCCAAAATAAGAACTTTGTTCAAGTTTGTAAGATTTTGTCACTGCATTTTCTTTACCTACGATAACGGCAATCAGATCTTTGGACTTGAATTTTTCTCCTGTATCATTAATAAGTTCCAGCGATTTTTTTAAATCTGCAGTGGCATCCTTTACTTTTGGCGGATTGGATGAATTGTCACACATATTGGCTCCGTCTCCTTTTACCGGATCGAAACTTTCCCCAAAATAATAAAGAATATATTGCCTTCTGCTCATTGAAGTTTCAGCATAGCCTACTACTTCATTTAAAAGCTGTAATCCGATTTCTCTTTCTGAAACGGGTTTTTGTGCCAGGAATTTTTCTAATTTTTCAATGTCTTTAGGATCGTAGAATGCCAGACAGTGGCCTTCGCCTCCGTCTCTTCCTGCTCTTCCGGTTTCCTGGTAGTAGCTTTCCAATGATTTTGGAAAGTCGTAGTGGATCACAAAACGTACATCCGGCTTATCAATTCCCATCCCAAAGGCAATGGTTGCAACAATCACATCCACTTCTTCCATCAGGAATTTATCCTGATTTGCGACTCTCACTTTCTGGTCAAGACCCGCGTGGTAAGGAAGTGCATTGATTCCGTTTACCTGCAGAAGCTGGGCAAATTCTTCAACTTTTCTTCGGCTCAGGCAGTATACAATTCCTGATTTCCCTTTATGCTGATTGATAAACTTAACGACTTCTCTATCTATATTAATTTTAGGACATACTTCATAATATAGATTAGGACGGTTGAAACTTTCTTTGAATACCAATGCATTAGTCATTCCTAAAGTCTTCTGGATATCATCCTGAACCTTAGGAGTAGCAGTAGCCGTTAAAGCAATCACCGGTACATTGGCGATTCTGTCTATAATCTGTTTCAGATTCCTGTATTCAGGTCTGAAATCATGTCCCCACTCTGAAATACAGTGGGCTTCGTCGATAGCAAAGAAAGAAATTTTAACATCTTTCAAAAAATCCAGGTAATCATCTTTTATTAATGATTCAGGAGCTACATACAGAAGTTTGGTTTTGCCGCTTTTAATATCGTCAAAAACCTGCTTGGTCTGCGTTTTGTTTAATGAGGAATTTAATACATGCGCTACCCCATCCTCAGATGAAAGGCCGTTCACTGCATCTACCTGGTTCTTCATCAACGCTATCAATGGCGAAACGACGATTGCCGTACCTTCCGAAATAAGTGCCGGAAGCTGATAACATAATGATTTTCCACCACCTGTGGGCATTAAAACAAATATATCTTTCCCATTCAATAGGTTGTCTATAATTTGTTCCTGCTGGCCCTTAAATGTAGAAAACCCAAAATACTTTTTCAATTCGCCTGATAAATTGGCTTTTTTTGCGCTCATCTAATTTTCTATTGCTAAATTTGCATCACACCCAAAGTTATAAAAATTTCGCTTAAAATAAAAGCGAACGAATTTATAAAAAATAAAACTTATATTAAATATTCTTTTTAAAATATAACGTTTTTAAAGAACTTTTTTGTATACCATATCATCATAAAATGGATAGAACCAACATTATATCAATTGCAAAAACCACTTTAGAAATAGAGATTTCTGAACTCGAAAAATTAAAAAACAGAATTGATGACGAATTTGCACAGGCAGTAGAAATCATCAACTCAGCAAAAGGAAAGCTTATTGTAGTAGGAATTGGAAAATCAGCCCATGTAGGAAATAAAATTGTAGCTACCTTAAACTCAACGGGTACCCCTTCACAGTTCCTGCATGCTTCAGAAGCTATCCATGGAGATCTGGGAGTGATTCAAAAACAGGATGTTGTTTTATGCATCTCAAATTCCGGAAATTCTCCGGAAATAGCCAATCTGGTTCCTTATTTAAGAGACTATTCTTCCGCTTTGATCGGGATGACGGGAAATAAAAAAAGTAAACTGGCTGAGTTTTCTGAAATTATTTTAGATACTCACGTTGACGTTGAAGCCTGTCCGAATAAACTGGCACCTACCAGCTCTACCACAATTCAGATGGCTTTGGGAGATGCTTTGGCTGTTGCTTTAATGGAGCTGAATGGTTTCAAAGCTAATGATTTTGCCAAATTTCATCCCGGAGGAAGCTTAGGAAAAAACCTGACTTCTAAGGTAGAACAGTTTCTTTCTTCTCAAAAACCACAGGTTACAGAAGATTCATCAATAAGAGATGTCATTATCTCAATCAGTGCATCAAGCCATGGAATCACAGTAGTAACGAATTCAGATCAGATCATTGGTGTTATTACAGACGGAGATCTAAGAAGGATGCTGATGAAAGGAGAAGATATCAGTAAGGTATTGGCTAAAGATATTATGTCTGCCCATCCAAGAACTATTGAGAAAGATGCACTGGCCAAAGAAGCTATGAAAACACTGAAAGAAAATAATATCGGCCAGCTTATTGTAACAGAAAACGGAAAGTATTTCGGGATTATAGATCTGCATAAACTGCTGGACGAGGGGATTAATTAGAAAATATAATCCAAAGTTTAGAGATTAATGAGTGAAAGATGATTTGCAGATCAAGAGTAAAATTTAACTAATAATCCGCAGACGCTTACTTCTGTCATTTTTTTTATAAATTTGCGCTTTAAAAATGTATTCTGTGAGTGATGGTAAAGACATGTCCTTTCTTGGACATATAGGAGAATTAAGAGGGCATCTGATCCGTTCGATTATTGCTATCATAATTGCGGCTTTTGTGGTTGGTTTTAATATCAACTGGATTATGGACCATATCTTTTTTGGGCCCACCAGAAATGATTTCCCAACCTTCAGAGTTGTTAATCATTTTTCAAGAATGATTTTAGGAGAAGACAGTATTCATCTTCCGAAAGACTTTCCTGTTCGTGTGCAGAGATTGTATCAGCAGTTCAATGTAATGATGGCTGTTTCTGTTTTTGGAGGAATGGTAGCCGCGTTTCCTTATATTGTATGGGAATTATGGCGATTTATCGGTCCTGCTTTACATCCGAGAGAGAGAAAAAATTCTATTTATATTATTAATGCGGTATGGATTCTTTTCATGACCGGAGTATTATGCGGTTATTTTTTAATCCTTCCGTTTGCGGTTAATTTCGGGGTTATTTTTAAAATTTCAGACATTATCGTTCCGCTTTATGACCTAAGTGATTATACCACTTTATTTTTGCAGGTAGTTTTGGGGATGGGTGTTATCTTCCTTTTCCCGATTCTGATCTATTTCCTTACCAGCATCGGAATTCTTACTCCTACATTTATGAAAACATACCGTCGTCACGCTATTGTTTTGATTATGGTGGTGGCTGCAATCATTACTCCTGCAGACGTTTTAAGTATGCTGATGGCTGCATTCCCACTCCTTATTTTGTATGAATTCAGTATTATGATGTGTACATTCACGTATAAGAGGGTACAGAAAAGCAATGGAAACCTTCCTGCAGTACAGAAATAACTAGTATTTTCACTAATAAAAATCTAAGCGCTATTATTCAATTGAATGATAGCGTTTTTTTATTAAAAAAATTAACCTTAATTATATTTATTCTTAATATAACTTAAAACAAGAAGAAAATTTAGCTAATATTATAAAGTTAGGAATAATTAACACGATATTATCAGTAAAAGATTAAAAAAAACGTACTATATTTAAAAACTCCAATAACAATAAATAAAAAATATGAAAAAGAAAATTATTTTCGTCTGTGCATTGGCTTTAAGTCTGAGCGGTTTACAGGCACAGCGCTGGGAGCCGGTCTCGGAGAAAGTCACACCGGTAAGAAAAGAAGTAAAGGTAGAATATGCCTACAAGTTTGATCTTTCTGCATTGAGAGATCAGCTGAAAAACACTCCTGAAGCTGGAAAAGGAGGAAGCCCCGTAATCATCTCCCTTCCTACAGCAGACGGAAGGATTGAAAGATTTTCAGTTTACAGCTCGCCTGTAGTGGAAAAATCTATGGCGGACAGATATGAATTGGGAGCATATTCCGGTATCGGACTGGATAACCCACATAAACAAATCCGGTTCAGTACTGCACCAAACGATTTCCAATCTATGACATTCGACTCCAATACAGGCAAATACGAATTCATAGAGCCCATCAACAAAGGAAAGGATGTATATGGAGTTTTTTTCAAATCCAACAAGTCTCATGAAGATCCTTTCGAATGCAGAACTTCTGAGCCCGAGAAGGCAAAGAAAGAAATGAATAAGCTGCTCAAAACAAAAAATGTTTTAAACGGGCTAGGTAATGCTAATAAAAGTAATGAACAAAAATACAGAACCTATAGAATTGCTGTCTCCGTAAATGGTGAATACACACAACTTGCCGGAGGTGTTCCTGCTGCTGCAGCCCGTATTAATGCTACAATGAACCGTGTAAATGGTGTTTTTGAAAAAGATTTTGGAATCCATATGATTGTACAGGATCTTCCACAACTCATATTTCCAGATCCCACCACAGACCCTTATTCTAATGTGATAACAAATCCAAATGGAACATATAGTGCTCCCGGTGCATGGAATCTGCAGCTTCAGCAAACTCTTTCCAATACTGCCGGTGTAGGTAACAATGCATATGATATAGGGCACTTCTTTGGCCACAGAGGTGGTGGTGGAAGTGCCGGAGATGTAGGAAATGTCTGCAGAAATCCTGCAAGCAACAATGATGCTACTTCTAAAGGTGCAGGAATCACGTCACCATCCACTCCGGATCAGCCTTTCGGAGACAATTATGATATAGATTTTGTAGCTCATGAAATCGGCCATCAGTTTGGTGCAGCACACACAATGTCTATTGCTTTACATGGTGCCCATATGGAGCCGGGATCCGGATCTACTATTATGGGATATGCCGGTATTACCAACTATAATGTTCAGATGCATTCTGATGCTTATTTTCATACTAAAAATATTGAAGAAGTAGGAGCATATGTCAATTCTCAGGATTGCGGTATTATTACAACAGTAGCAAATACACCTCCTTCTATACAGCCAATGGTCAATAAAATGATCCCTAAAGGAACAGCTTTTGTGTTAACGGCTTCTGCAACAGATACACAAAATGATCCGATGACCTATACCTGGGAACAATATGATCTGGCTACTTCCGCTTTTGGGCCGGTAAGTGCAACCAGAAATAATGGTTCAAACTTCAGATCTCTAATGCCAACAAACTCTCCTACGCGTTATTTTCCTAAATTCACAAATGTTCTTAATGGTGCTCTTACCAGTGCTGCAGATTGGGAAACCGTATCTAATATACCAAGAACTATGAATTTCAAGGTAACCGTGAGAGATAATAATCCGAATGTTGCGCAACAGCAGACACAAAGCAGTCTGATGAAAGTGGATATAGGAAATGAAGGACCTTTCAAAGTAACATCAGCTACTGTTTACAATAATACACCGGGAGCTGTTACCTGGGATGTGGTAAACACTAATAATGCTCCGTATAATGTACAGAATGTTAAAATAGATTATACTACAGACAACGGAACTACATGGACGGTTATTAATTCATCCACCGCTAACGACGGATCTGAGCCATTTTCGTTCTCTTCTTTGGCAACAGGTGCCAGCGTAAAAATAAGAGTAAGCGCAATTGATAATGTGTTCTATGCGGTTGGAAATGCTACTGTTTCTGCATCTGCAAGTGCCTGTACAACATCTGCTCCAACAGGTATTACAGTAACAGGTATTACAAGAACTTCAGCATCTGTAAACTGGACAGCTTTAGTAGGAGCAACGTATTCTGTAATGTATAGAAAAGTAGGAACAGCAACATGGACTACTGTTCCTGTTTCTACAAATGCTTATAACATCTCAGGACTTACTGAATCCACTCAATACGAAGTACAGGTAGCTAATGTTTGTGGGGCCTCTGTAGGTTCTTATTCATCATCAACAAACTTCACAACAGCTTCATTTGCTAAATGTTCAATAACCGGAACCAATGCTGCTGATGAGTATATTTCCAATGTTACAGTAACCGCTGCGGGAATGGGCCCTGTTTCAAATAGCAGCAACAACACTCCTTATACAGATTACACTACAGATCCTTCGAAACTGATCACGCTTATGTCCGGATCTTCAGGTAACAATGTAAGCATTACCAAAGCATGGACAGGTTCTCAATATAATGACGGAGTAACAGCATGGATAGACTTCAACAAAGACGGAGTATTCTCTTCATCTGAAGTAATCTATACCAGTGCACCTAGTATAGCAACACCTGTTTCCGGAACATTCTCAGTACCAGCAGATGCTTATACGGGAGGAAATGTAATTATGAGAGTTGTACTGGGATATGAAAGCCAGCCAAGCAGTGGTTGCAGCAACCAGCAGTATGGTGAAGTTGAGGATTA
The window above is part of the Chryseobacterium sp. MA9 genome. Proteins encoded here:
- the lpdA gene encoding dihydrolipoyl dehydrogenase; the encoded protein is MSQFDVTVIGSGPGGYVAAIRAAQLGFKTAIIEKYSTLGGTCLNVGCIPSKALLDSSEHFENAKHNFAGHGIIINEPQADIARMIERKNEVIKQNTDGISYLMNKNKITVFEGVGSFESATQIKVTKNDGSTETIESKYTIIATGSKPSALPFISLDKERVITSTEALNLKEIPKHLVVIGGGVIGLELGSVYLRLGAQVTVVEFMDKIIPGMDGALSKELTKVLKKQGMKFMLSTAVSAVERNGDTVKITAKDKKGEEVVVEGDYCLVSVGRKPYTDGLGLEKAGVELDERGRVKVNDHLQTNVANIYAIGDVIKGAMLAHKAEEEGVFVAETLAGQKPHINYNLIPGVVYTWPEVAGVGKTEEQLKEEGVAYKVGSFPMRALGRSRASGDVDGLVKIIADEKTDEVLGMHIIGARAADLIAEGVIAMEFRASAEDIARSSHAHPTYAEAIKEAALDATGKRPIHM
- a CDS encoding cupin domain-containing protein, encoding MKPFIIVILMLNSVVMIAQHKTISRKELLKTALDQKVKSTEIQEITMAAGQGAPKHLHPCPVLGIINSGEAVFQIEGQESVILHQGDAFYEPKNTNILHFDNASAEKPLIFTAIYLKEGSEENIKFIK
- a CDS encoding glycosyltransferase; translated protein: MKKISVIFILPDLETGGAERIVTTIANHLSRDRFEPKILLLRKQGGYLNFLKKDVEIIDINTERIRHSLKPILGEIYRRKPDIVFSGFGEVNAYLSLFIKLFPRTKFIARETNVVTQHVTRKEIKFFYNFYNNYQRIIAQSDDMMKDLVDNFNIKKKKIVKINNPVDFDFIEDKMALSLKPECFKYNYKNVVAIGNLSSRKGFDNLLKVFSRLKNENIMLHILGDGKDKDILHQTKELLGLKKVIFHGRQDNPYQYLKYADLFVLSSRYEGFPNVLLEAGACGTYSLANNCPGGINEIIQHNVNGEVADIENYDGFAQQIVKVLQNNYNRDAIKNSIKSRFSKNIILDKYEKVLLDLIKP
- the recQ gene encoding DNA helicase RecQ; protein product: MSAKKANLSGELKKYFGFSTFKGQQEQIIDNLLNGKDIFVLMPTGGGKSLCYQLPALISEGTAIVVSPLIALMKNQVDAVNGLSSEDGVAHVLNSSLNKTQTKQVFDDIKSGKTKLLYVAPESLIKDDYLDFLKDVKISFFAIDEAHCISEWGHDFRPEYRNLKQIIDRIANVPVIALTATATPKVQDDIQKTLGMTNALVFKESFNRPNLYYEVCPKINIDREVVKFINQHKGKSGIVYCLSRRKVEEFAQLLQVNGINALPYHAGLDQKVRVANQDKFLMEEVDVIVATIAFGMGIDKPDVRFVIHYDFPKSLESYYQETGRAGRDGGEGHCLAFYDPKDIEKLEKFLAQKPVSEREIGLQLLNEVVGYAETSMSRRQYILYYFGESFDPVKGDGANMCDNSSNPPKVKDATADLKKSLELINDTGEKFKSKDLIAVIVGKENAVTKSYKLEQSSYFGFGKDEKDNYWKTILRQATVQNFLQKDIETYGVLKITEKGKTVLNGTSKDVFLIAEDREFDLTQAKAESDQVQQQAGGGMDQNLFNLLKELRKKVAKKHGIPPYTVFMDPSLEDMTVQYPITVDEINKIYGVGEGKAKKYGKEFADYIKTYVEDNNIERTQDMVLKQVANKSSHKVFIIQSTDKKIDLEDIARAKNLSMDELLKEMERIVYQGTKLNIDYYIEDNFDEDIVDGFMEFMNESESDSMKVLLDEFGDELSDEEVRMLRIKFISDVAN
- a CDS encoding SIS domain-containing protein, with protein sequence MDRTNIISIAKTTLEIEISELEKLKNRIDDEFAQAVEIINSAKGKLIVVGIGKSAHVGNKIVATLNSTGTPSQFLHASEAIHGDLGVIQKQDVVLCISNSGNSPEIANLVPYLRDYSSALIGMTGNKKSKLAEFSEIILDTHVDVEACPNKLAPTSSTTIQMALGDALAVALMELNGFKANDFAKFHPGGSLGKNLTSKVEQFLSSQKPQVTEDSSIRDVIISISASSHGITVVTNSDQIIGVITDGDLRRMLMKGEDISKVLAKDIMSAHPRTIEKDALAKEAMKTLKENNIGQLIVTENGKYFGIIDLHKLLDEGIN
- the tatC gene encoding twin-arginine translocase subunit TatC, whose protein sequence is MSDGKDMSFLGHIGELRGHLIRSIIAIIIAAFVVGFNINWIMDHIFFGPTRNDFPTFRVVNHFSRMILGEDSIHLPKDFPVRVQRLYQQFNVMMAVSVFGGMVAAFPYIVWELWRFIGPALHPRERKNSIYIINAVWILFMTGVLCGYFLILPFAVNFGVIFKISDIIVPLYDLSDYTTLFLQVVLGMGVIFLFPILIYFLTSIGILTPTFMKTYRRHAIVLIMVVAAIITPADVLSMLMAAFPLLILYEFSIMMCTFTYKRVQKSNGNLPAVQK
- a CDS encoding reprolysin-like metallopeptidase, whose protein sequence is MKKKIIFVCALALSLSGLQAQRWEPVSEKVTPVRKEVKVEYAYKFDLSALRDQLKNTPEAGKGGSPVIISLPTADGRIERFSVYSSPVVEKSMADRYELGAYSGIGLDNPHKQIRFSTAPNDFQSMTFDSNTGKYEFIEPINKGKDVYGVFFKSNKSHEDPFECRTSEPEKAKKEMNKLLKTKNVLNGLGNANKSNEQKYRTYRIAVSVNGEYTQLAGGVPAAAARINATMNRVNGVFEKDFGIHMIVQDLPQLIFPDPTTDPYSNVITNPNGTYSAPGAWNLQLQQTLSNTAGVGNNAYDIGHFFGHRGGGGSAGDVGNVCRNPASNNDATSKGAGITSPSTPDQPFGDNYDIDFVAHEIGHQFGAAHTMSIALHGAHMEPGSGSTIMGYAGITNYNVQMHSDAYFHTKNIEEVGAYVNSQDCGIITTVANTPPSIQPMVNKMIPKGTAFVLTASATDTQNDPMTYTWEQYDLATSAFGPVSATRNNGSNFRSLMPTNSPTRYFPKFTNVLNGALTSAADWETVSNIPRTMNFKVTVRDNNPNVAQQQTQSSLMKVDIGNEGPFKVTSATVYNNTPGAVTWDVVNTNNAPYNVQNVKIDYTTDNGTTWTVINSSTANDGSEPFSFSSLATGASVKIRVSAIDNVFYAVGNATVSASASACTTSAPTGITVTGITRTSASVNWTALVGATYSVMYRKVGTATWTTVPVSTNAYNISGLTESTQYEVQVANVCGASVGSYSSSTNFTTASFAKCSITGTNAADEYISNVTVTAAGMGPVSNSSNNTPYTDYTTDPSKLITLMSGSSGNNVSITKAWTGSQYNDGVTAWIDFNKDGVFSSSEVIYTSAPSIATPVSGTFSVPADAYTGGNVIMRVVLGYESQPSSGCSNQQYGEVEDYPVLIQQQLSTNETVKDKNSIQIYPNPASDVLNVTQISSKAQFIITNMAGQKVMNGQINDNKISVSNLTTGTYIISIEDKGTTSNLKFIKK